In the Sphingobacterium sp. PCS056 genome, ATTTTTTGCCTGCTTGAATATCCGAAAGCAATTCGTCAATACTTTGAGACAAATCAATGCGTTGTTCCAATAATACATTTAGTTTAATTTGACAAGCATCGATATGACTTTGCTCGACATCTTCACGTAATGTCTCTTGCTCCATATGGTAGATTTTCAATGCAAGTATAGACAAGCGGTCAATTGCCCAAGCTGGACTTTCCGTATTGATTTTAGCATCCTCATTTGGAGTAATATGCTGAAACTTTAAAAGATAATAACTATCTATATATTCTACTGTATCTGTGCGGTGCTGATTGGACTCATCAATTCTTCTTTTCCAGTATAAACCTTCTTTAGGATCGATCTCTGGATTTCTGACCACATCTTCCATATGCCACTGTACCGTATCAATCCAACATTTCATATAGAGTAAATGTTCTAATGACGACGATTCAAATGGATTTTTAATAACTTGATCAATTTCGTTTTCAACGTGATAATCTGCGATTGCACGTTGAAAAATAGTGTTAGCTAATGCACTTATCATACTACAAACTTAGATAAATTTGTTTTATTTACAATCTTAATTACGTCATATATAAAAACAAATTTATTCATCAGAATCTCTTTTAGACGGTCTTCATGATGGATTTGCAATCGTCACGCGCTTTTGTCTGATTCCAAATTATTTTATAATTGAAATATCATGATAAATGAAATAGGTAACTTAATTTATGAAATTCAATAGTAAACTGGGATAAATACCCAGAATCACGACCACAATACTAATCGAAACGGCTATAGAGATTAAAAAGATATTGAATTTGGGTAAATCTGTAACTGCTTGATTTTCTCTTAAAAAAGCTTGTAATGGAATTTTAAAATAATAGAATAAAGAGATCACCGATGTTAGTGCACCTACGATAAGTAAGATGAGTAAGGATACTTCATTTACAACTTGATATTGTTCGAAAACCTTGGAAAATACCAGAAGTTTACCGATAAAACCAGCAGTAGGAGGCAATCCGATCAAAGAAATCAAGAGGATTGAGAAGCATACGAATAGAAGAGGATATTTTTTGCCCAAACCGGTATAGGATTCAATTTTAGTGTTGCCAATCCCATTTTCCAATTGATCAATCAATATGAAAACAGCAATATTCATCAAAGCATAAATCGTTATATAGAATAATAGGACAGCGATATCATGCTGGACATAGACGAGAGCTACCATCAACAAGATACCCGTATGACCAATAGAAGAATAAGCCATCATTCTTTTCACATCTTTTTGTTTTAAGGCAGCTAAATTTCCGATCAGCATCGTGGCGATAGCAATGATGATGATGATCGTGGTTAGAAACTCGGAATAATAGAAAGGACTAGCGGTCCAACTTGCCAATAAACGTGATAAAAGAACGAGGGCGCCGATTTTAGGAACAGTTGATAAATAAGCAGTGATCGGAGTCGGAGCGCCTTGATATACATCGGGACTCCATACATGAAAAGGAGCGAAACTCAACTTAAAACCAATGCCAGTAAGCAGAAATAGAAATGCGATGCTGCACATGATTTTAGGAGCTTCAATAAGTCCTTGTATATGTTGTGCCGAGTCAAAATTTAAGTTTCCCGTGAAACCGTATATCAGCGATAATCCATATAACATCACTGCAGCACAGATGGAACCGAAGAGGACATATTTCATTGCAGCCTCAGCCTCAAACTTCGTTTTGGAAAAGTATCCTACCATCACGTACGAACTGATGGATACAGTTTCTATAGCAATAAAGATCAACAGCCAATTGCTGCTTAGAGTCAATAGATGCAGTCCCAAGGTTGCAGTGATCAAGACCGCATACAAATCTCCAATTGGGCGAATTTGGTTTGAAAAACGCTGCTGTATGAAAACCGATATGAATAATGTCGATACCGATATGATGATGCGAGATAGAATGGATAATTGATCAATTTTGATCATTTCAAAGAATCCAGATTGACCAATGAATAACTGATGCTGATCCAAAAGGAAAATTAAACTAATGATTAAACCTGCTACAGTAATGATAAAGGAACTGAATTTCCATATTTTGTCTACAAACAAACTGCAAATGATACTGCATACAAAAGCAATCATTAAAGTAAGCTCCGGCTTGAAAAGGGGAATACTTGCAATGATATGATCTAAGATTGATGAAATTGATGAAGCAAATGCTGACATGTTCTTAGTTATACTGTTGAATAAATGCAACCAAATTGATAACCGAGGCGTTCATTTGATCAAATACAATAAATGGGCATATCCCCAAAATCAACGCAAGTGCTAATGTAGGGAACAGGATGAGTTGCTCTCGTCCTGTTAAGTCCACCAGAGCCGTATTCCAAGAGTCGCCACCTTTCAACCTTGTTTGTCCAAAAAACATACGTTGCAGAGTCCATAATAGATAAGCAGCACTCATCAGTATACCAACAGAACCCGCTATAGCCATCCATCTCGGAAGACCAGTA is a window encoding:
- a CDS encoding DUF4254 domain-containing protein, with the protein product MISALANTIFQRAIADYHVENEIDQVIKNPFESSSLEHLLYMKCWIDTVQWHMEDVVRNPEIDPKEGLYWKRRIDESNQHRTDTVEYIDSYYLLKFQHITPNEDAKINTESPAWAIDRLSILALKIYHMEQETLREDVEQSHIDACQIKLNVLLEQRIDLSQSIDELLSDIQAGKKYMKVYKQMKMYNDPSLNPVLYQAAK
- a CDS encoding NADH-quinone oxidoreductase subunit N, producing the protein MSAFASSISSILDHIIASIPLFKPELTLMIAFVCSIICSLFVDKIWKFSSFIITVAGLIISLIFLLDQHQLFIGQSGFFEMIKIDQLSILSRIIISVSTLFISVFIQQRFSNQIRPIGDLYAVLITATLGLHLLTLSSNWLLIFIAIETVSISSYVMVGYFSKTKFEAEAAMKYVLFGSICAAVMLYGLSLIYGFTGNLNFDSAQHIQGLIEAPKIMCSIAFLFLLTGIGFKLSFAPFHVWSPDVYQGAPTPITAYLSTVPKIGALVLLSRLLASWTASPFYYSEFLTTIIIIIAIATMLIGNLAALKQKDVKRMMAYSSIGHTGILLMVALVYVQHDIAVLLFYITIYALMNIAVFILIDQLENGIGNTKIESYTGLGKKYPLLFVCFSILLISLIGLPPTAGFIGKLLVFSKVFEQYQVVNEVSLLILLIVGALTSVISLFYYFKIPLQAFLRENQAVTDLPKFNIFLISIAVSISIVVVILGIYPSLLLNFIN